A stretch of DNA from Thermodesulfobacteriota bacterium:
CGGGTCTTGCAGGTGAGCTTGGGCATGCCGTTTATCTCGGCGCTGCACGAGCCGCACTTGGCCGCCTTGCAGTTCCACCTTACGGCGAGGTCGCCGTCGTAGTTGGCCTGTATGAAGTGTATCGCGTCGAGGACAACCATCCCCTCCTCAACGGGCACATCGTATTCTACTTCCCCGCCGCCGCTGGAGTCCCCGCGGTATACCCTCATCTTGGCTGTGGCCATATTATTTATAACCTCCCTCTACTATTTTCCTTAGCTCCTCCGGCATCTGCGGAAGCGGAGAAGTCCCTATCTGCATTTCGCCGTTGCCGTCTACCGATATAACCGAATTCACCTTGCCCCAAACCTCGTCGTTATACTTGGGGAAGTCCACCCTGCTGTGCGCTCCCCTGCTCTCTTCCCTCTGAAGCGCACACTTGGCTATTGCTTCGGAGACTATGAGCATGGACTTCAAGTCCTTGCAGAGGTGCCAGCCCGGGTTGTACATCCGCGAGCCCTCGATCTTGAGGTCCGAAGCCCTTTCCTTCAGCACCTGGAGCTCGTCGAGTCCTTCCTGGAGCTTTTCCTTCGTGCGGAAAACGCCGACGAACTTGCCCATCGTTTCCTGGAGGGCCTGGTGTATGGTGTAGGGGTTTTCGCCCTCTTCGCTCTCGAACGGCCTTAACATCTCCTCCGCCGCGAGCTCGAGGTCCTTGTCGTCTATTTTAAGTGCATTGTCCTTGATTTCGTTCGCGTACTCCGCGGCGCCCATGCCGGCCCTCATGCCGAAAACGAGAAGGTCCGAGAGCGAGTTTCCGCCGAGCCTGTTCGCCCCGTGCATACCGCCGGCTACCTCGCCCGCGGCGAAAAGCCCGGGGACGGTCGTTCCGGTCGTGTCGGCGTCAACCCTTACGCCGCCCATGATGTAGTGCGTCGTCGGGAAGACTTCCATCGGCTCCTTCGTGATGTCGATGAGCGCGAACTCCATAAACTGGTGATACATGCTCGGGAGCTTCTTCTTGACGTAGTCCGCCCCCCTGTGAGCGATGTTGAGGAAAGCGCCGCCGTGGGGCGAGCCCCTCCCTTCCATGACCTCGGTGTATATGGACCTCGCGACGACGTCCCTCGTCGAAAGCTCCATCCTCTCGGGGTCGTACTTTTCCATGAACCTCTCGCCGTTACGGTTGGTGAGGATGCCGCCCTCACCGCGAACGGCCTCGGTGACGAGGATGCCCCTTACGCTCGGCGGCCAAACCATGCCCGTCGGGTGGAACTGCAGGAACTCCATGTCTATGAGCTCGGCCCCGGCCTCGTAGGCCAGCGCCTGCCCGTCGCCGGTGTACTCCCAGGAATTGGAAGTCACCTTGTAGGACTTTCCTACCCCGCCCGTGGCGAGCACAATGGCCTTCGTCTTGAAGAGAACGAACCTGCCGCTCTCCCTCCAGTAGCCGAAGGCGCCGGAAATCCTCTCGCCGTCCTTTAAGAGGTGAGTAATAGTGCATTCCATGTATACGTCGATGCCGGAATGTATGCCCTTGTCCTGGAGGGTTCTTATCATTTCGAGACCGGTGCGGTCGCCGACGTGTGCGAGCCTCTTCCAGGTGTGTCCGCCGAAGGCGCGCTGCATTATCTTGCCGTCCTTCGTCCTGTCGAAAAGCGCGCCCCAGTGCTCAAGCTCCTTCACCCTGTCGGGGGCTTCCTGTGCGTGGAGCTGGGCCATGCGCCAGTTGTTGAGCAGCTTTCCGCCGTGCATCGTGTCGTGGAAGTGGGTCTTCCAGTTGTCCTGCGCATCGACGTTGGCCAGAGCGGCCGCGACGCCGCCCTCGGCCATGACGGTGTGCGCCTTTCCGAGAAGGGACTTGCATACGAGCCCTACCGACGCCCCTCTGGCCGATGCCTCTATAGCCGCCCTCAGCCCCGCTCCCCCGGCGCCTATGACGATTACGTCATGTGTATGTGTTTCGATTTCCATCTTTTGTTACCTCTTATATGATCCTGATGTCTGTGATGACTCCCTTGGCAAGGAGGAAAACGTAAAGGTCCGCGAGAGCTACGCTGAACAGGCTCACCCAGGCCCAGAACATGTGATGCTCGTTCCACACGCTGATCCTCCCCCAAATCCGGAAGCGCGTCGGGCACTTCGAAAACACGTCGAGCTTCCCCCCTACGAGATGGCGGAAGGAATGGCAGGAGAACGAGTACATGCTGAGAAAGGCGGCATTCAGGACAAGAACTATCGTGCCTACCCCGATGCCGAACCCGTCTTCGAACTTGAATGCGTGAAGAGCGTCTATCCAGAGGAAAAGAAGTATTACGCTGGCGGCGTAAAAGAAATAACGGTGCAGGTTCTGCAGGATGAAAGGAAACTTCGTTTCCCCGACGTATGTGCCTTCCTTGGCGAGCGGGCGCACCGCGCAGCCGGGAGGCGCCATGAAGAACGACCTGTAATACGCCTTCCTGTAGTAGTAACAGGTCGCCCTGAACCCGAGCGGGGCCCAGAGTATGAGAAGCGCCGGCGAAAGCGGCCACCACGATGCCAGAAGATACGGGGAGTAGAACGGGGAGAGGTAGGGCTCGACGAGAAAATCGGCGTTCGAGAACGCACGCCACGTCGAATAAAGACCGAAAACCGTGAGAATCGTCGCCGTCACAAGCGGCGCAGCCCACCATGCGTCCTTACGCATGGTAATCGAGCTTTGAGCAGTTCCATTCGCCATCTCTATGTCTCCTAACTTGCCTCTAATCTTATTCTTATTGGTTGCACGGGGTTGCCGTCATCGATTCGGGGAAAATCGGTGCGTGTAATATTATATGAATGCCCCGGGCTAGTCAAGGATTCCACCCGCCAGCCCGGGGCCGATTTTAGCTTCAGTTTTTGGAAGTCTTGTCGATGTGGTCGCAGAGCTCTTTCACGTGGCTCGCGGAAATCTTTATTTCTTCCTTTTCCTTGTCCGAGAGCTCTACCTGAAATATCTCCTCGACGCCCTTTCTGCCGAGCTTTACCGGGAGGCCGACGAAGGTGTTATCGACGCCGTATTCGCCTTCGGCGAGAACGCAGCACGGGAGGATCTTCTTCTTGTCCCTGAGTATCGCCTCGACCATCTCGACCGCCGATGCTGCAGGCGCATAGAAGGCGCTTCCCGTCTTTAAGAGGGCGACAATTTCGCCGCCTCCGCCGCGTGTCCTCTTGACGATCGCCTCGAGCCTGTCCGCCGGGATGAGCTCCGTCACCGGTACGCCGGCCACGGTCGTGCATCGCGTGAGCGGCACCATGTCGTCGCCGTGCCCGCCGAGGACGAACGCGTGGATGTTCTCGACGGATACGCCGAGCTCCATTCCGATAAACGACCTGAACCTCGCGGCGTCGAGCACCCCCGCCATACCCATTACACGCTCCTTCGGGAATCCGCTGACTTTATGTGCGACGTAGACCATCGCGTCCAGGGGGTTCGTGACGAGTATCAGTATCGCGTTCGGCGACTTGGCCGCTACGTTCTTCGTGACTTCCGTAACGATTGCGGTGTTGGTCGCGATGAGGTCGTCCCTGCTCATTCCGGGCTTTCTCGGTATGCCTGAGGTGATGACGACGACGTCCGAGCCCGCCGTCTCTTCGTAGCCGTTCGTGCCCGTGATGTTCACGTCGTAACCGTAAACCGGGTTCATTTCCATCATGTCGAGCGCCTTCCCCTGCGGCATTCCTTCCACGATGTCGACGAGGACGACGTCGCCGAGCTCCTGCTGCGCGAGCATGAGCGCTGTCGTTGCGCCAACGTTTCCGGCGCCTATAACTGAAATCTTCGGTCTGCTCATTTAACCACTCCTTACACGTATTATTGTATTTCTTATCGATTTCGTAATTTTCGGGGATTTTAGTTCGCTTCCGGTACCGCCTCGCGGGGGGTTCAGGTGAATTTCCCCCGCCCTTGCCTTGTTCGTAAGTCTGTTATTTTTCGACCCTGTCCATGTTGGCCGCTATAGCCTTGCCGAATTCGGAGCATTTTAAAAGCTTGGCCCCTTCGAGCTGGCGCTCGAGGTCGTACGTTACCGTTTTGTCGAGAATCGTAAGCTCCATGGCCTTTACGATAAGGTCGGCCGCTTCCTGCCAGCCGAGGTATTCGAACATCATGACGCCCGAGAGTATGACGGAGCTCGGGTTAATCTTGTCCTGCCCTGCGTACTTGGGCGCGGTGCCGTGGGTCGCCTCGAAGAGCGCGAGGTAATCGCCTATGTTGCCGCCGGGGGCCATTCCGAGCCCGCCTACCTGCGCGGCGCAGGCGTCGGAGAGATAGTCGCCGTTTAAGTTGGACGTGGCGATGACGTTGTACTCCCTCGTCCTCGTGAGAATCTGCTGGAGCATGTTGTCGGCGATCCTGTCGTTTATCACGACCTTCCCCGCGGGGGCCTTGCCGCCGAACTTGTCCCAGAGGTCGTCCTCCGTTACCACTCCGTCGGCGAACTCCTCCCTGGCCACCTCGTAGCTCCAGTCCCTGAAAGCGCCCTCGGTGAACTTCATGATGTTCCCCTTGTGCACTATGGTGACCGTCTCTATTCCCTTGTCTATGGCGTGCTTTATGGCCTTTCTCATGAGCCTCTTCGTTCCGAAGGGGCTTATGGGCTTTATTCCTATGCCCGAGCCTTCCCTTATGTTGACCCCGTATTTTTCGACTAGGTAGTTTCTTATATCGGTCGCCTCTTTAGAGCCGCTCTGCCATTCTATGCCCGAATAGACGTCCTCCGTGTTCTCGCGGAAGATTATCATGTCCATGTCCTCGGGCTTTTTTATGGGCGAGGGCGTGCCCTTTATATACTTGACGGGCCTTACGCATGCGTAGAGGTCGAGTATCTGCCGGAGCGCGACGTTAAGGCTCCTTATGCCGCCTCCTATAGGGGTGGTGAGAGGGCCTTTTATAGAAACTACGTATTCCCTGAGGTCCTCTATCGTTTCGTCGGGGAGCCATTCGCCCTTTTCCTTAAAGGCCTTTTCCCCCGTAAGCACTTCGTGCCAGGTTACCTTCCTTTTTCCGCCGTAAGCCTTCTCGACGGCGGCGTCGAATACTATCTGTGACGCATTCCATATGTCGGGTCCAGTGCCGTCTCCCTCTATGAAGGGGATGATGGGATTGTCCGGCACGATTAGTCTGTCGCTGGCTGTATCTATCTGAATTTTCTCACCCGAAGCGGGTTTGCGGGATGACATTGTTGAAACTCCTATATAAAAAATTTGGTCTGAAATATAAATAAAAATCGAGCGGAATTCAACTTTCGGCGGGCTCGCCGTCCCCTTAGCACTAAAATTACGCAGGTTTCCGGCGCAGCCCGTATTGGCTGATTACCACTGCTTCTCAAAGGCCCGTCCCCCCGGGGGGGACGGGTTGTTACGACTTCATCATCTGGCGGAGGACCGTCTGCAGAATTCCTCCGTTCTTGTAATACTCGACTTCGACGGGGCTGTCGAGGCGGCACGTCACGTGGAAATCAAAGCTGTCGCCGTCGGGCTTGGTAACCTTCACGGTTATGTCCTTGCCCGGCGCGAGCCCCTCGGTTATGCCGCCTATGTCGTAGCGCTCGTAACCCGTAAGGCCATAGGTGTCCTTGCTTTCCCCGGCCTTGA
This window harbors:
- a CDS encoding FAD-binding protein, with product MEIETHTHDVIVIGAGGAGLRAAIEASARGASVGLVCKSLLGKAHTVMAEGGVAAALANVDAQDNWKTHFHDTMHGGKLLNNWRMAQLHAQEAPDRVKELEHWGALFDRTKDGKIMQRAFGGHTWKRLAHVGDRTGLEMIRTLQDKGIHSGIDVYMECTITHLLKDGERISGAFGYWRESGRFVLFKTKAIVLATGGVGKSYKVTSNSWEYTGDGQALAYEAGAELIDMEFLQFHPTGMVWPPSVRGILVTEAVRGEGGILTNRNGERFMEKYDPERMELSTRDVVARSIYTEVMEGRGSPHGGAFLNIAHRGADYVKKKLPSMYHQFMEFALIDITKEPMEVFPTTHYIMGGVRVDADTTGTTVPGLFAAGEVAGGMHGANRLGGNSLSDLLVFGMRAGMGAAEYANEIKDNALKIDDKDLELAAEEMLRPFESEEGENPYTIHQALQETMGKFVGVFRTKEKLQEGLDELQVLKERASDLKIEGSRMYNPGWHLCKDLKSMLIVSEAIAKCALQREESRGAHSRVDFPKYNDEVWGKVNSVISVDGNGEMQIGTSPLPQMPEELRKIVEGGYK
- a CDS encoding succinate dehydrogenase; amino-acid sequence: MANGTAQSSITMRKDAWWAAPLVTATILTVFGLYSTWRAFSNADFLVEPYLSPFYSPYLLASWWPLSPALLILWAPLGFRATCYYYRKAYYRSFFMAPPGCAVRPLAKEGTYVGETKFPFILQNLHRYFFYAASVILLFLWIDALHAFKFEDGFGIGVGTIVLVLNAAFLSMYSFSCHSFRHLVGGKLDVFSKCPTRFRIWGRISVWNEHHMFWAWVSLFSVALADLYVFLLAKGVITDIRII
- the mdh gene encoding malate dehydrogenase; translated protein: MSRPKISVIGAGNVGATTALMLAQQELGDVVLVDIVEGMPQGKALDMMEMNPVYGYDVNITGTNGYEETAGSDVVVITSGIPRKPGMSRDDLIATNTAIVTEVTKNVAAKSPNAILILVTNPLDAMVYVAHKVSGFPKERVMGMAGVLDAARFRSFIGMELGVSVENIHAFVLGGHGDDMVPLTRCTTVAGVPVTELIPADRLEAIVKRTRGGGGEIVALLKTGSAFYAPAASAVEMVEAILRDKKKILPCCVLAEGEYGVDNTFVGLPVKLGRKGVEEIFQVELSDKEKEEIKISASHVKELCDHIDKTSKN
- the icd gene encoding isocitrate dehydrogenase (NADP(+)), producing the protein MSSRKPASGEKIQIDTASDRLIVPDNPIIPFIEGDGTGPDIWNASQIVFDAAVEKAYGGKRKVTWHEVLTGEKAFKEKGEWLPDETIEDLREYVVSIKGPLTTPIGGGIRSLNVALRQILDLYACVRPVKYIKGTPSPIKKPEDMDMIIFRENTEDVYSGIEWQSGSKEATDIRNYLVEKYGVNIREGSGIGIKPISPFGTKRLMRKAIKHAIDKGIETVTIVHKGNIMKFTEGAFRDWSYEVAREEFADGVVTEDDLWDKFGGKAPAGKVVINDRIADNMLQQILTRTREYNVIATSNLNGDYLSDACAAQVGGLGMAPGGNIGDYLALFEATHGTAPKYAGQDKINPSSVILSGVMMFEYLGWQEAADLIVKAMELTILDKTVTYDLERQLEGAKLLKCSEFGKAIAANMDRVEK